The following nucleotide sequence is from Candidatus Methylomirabilota bacterium.
ACAACATGTTCATGGGCGCCCTCAACGCCTTCACCGGCGAGATGGGCAAGAGCATTAATCCGATATCCGGCGCCGCCGGTCAGCCCCTGGCCAAGATCGCCCGCGAGCTGAAGGCCAAGGGCCAGCAGTGGATGGTGGTCGGCGACGAGAATTATGGTGAAGGTTCGAGCCGCGAGCACGCCGCGATGTCGCCCCGCTACCTCGGATGCGCGGCCGTGCTCGTCCGTTCCTTCGCGCGCATCCACGAGACCAACCTCAAGAAGCAGGGCATCCTCCCGCTCACCTTCGCCGATCCCCGGGACTATGACCGCATCGAGCAGAACGACCGGGTGAGCATCGTCGGCCTCCACGCGCTGGAGCCGGGGAAGCCGGTGACCGTGCGCATCAAGAAGCCGGACGGCCGGGTCGAGGAGATCCGCGCCAATCACACCATGACCCGGGAACAGATCGCGTGGTTCCGGGCGGGCTCGGCGCTCAACGCCGGGCAGATGCCGCTCGACCCCGCGACCGGCCAGCCGGTGGCGATGGCGGACGTGCGCCTGCGTCCCGGCGACGTCGATCCCAAGCCAGGAGACAGAACGTAATGCCAGGGAAGGTCAAGGTCCCCGCGGGGGAGAAGATCACCATCGACCACGGGAAGCTGCGCGTTCCCGACCACCCCATCATCGCGTTCATCGAGGGCGACGGCACCGGGTCCGACATCTGGCGGGCGGCCGTCCGCGTCCTCGACGCCGCCGTCGAGGAGGTCTACCGCGGGCGGAAGAAGATCGCGTGGATGGAGACCTACGCGGGCGACAAGGCCAAGGAGGCCTACGGCGCCGAGTGCCCGCCCAACCTCCTGCCCCCGGAGACGGTGGACGTCATCCGGGACTATCTGGTCGCGATCAAGGGGCCGCTCACCACCCCCGTGGGTGAAGGGTTCCGCTCGCTCAATGTCACGCTTCGTCAGGCGCTGGATCTCTACGTCTGCCTCCGCCCGGTCCGCTACTTCAAGGGCGTGCCGTCGCCGGTGAAGCACCCCGAGCGGGTGGACATGGTGATCTTCCGCGAGAACACCGAGGACATCTACGCGGGCATCGAGTGGGAGCAGGGGACGCCGGAGGCCCGGAAGGTCGTGGCCTTCCTCCAGAACGAGATGGGGGTCAAGCAGATCCGCTTCCCCAACACCTCCTCCATCGGGATCAAGCCGGTGTCGAAGGAGGGCTCGGAGCGGCTGATCCGCGCCGCCATCCGCTACGCGATCGAGAACCATCGGCGGAACGTCACGCTGGTCCACAAGGGGAACATCCAGAAGTACACCGAAGGCATGTTCATGAAGTGGGGCTACGGGCTGGCCAAGCGCGAGTTCGGCGACAAGACCGTGTCCTGGGACGAGTGTGGCGGCCGGCCGCCCGCGGGCAAGATCCT
It contains:
- the icd gene encoding NADP-dependent isocitrate dehydrogenase, whose protein sequence is MPGKVKVPAGEKITIDHGKLRVPDHPIIAFIEGDGTGSDIWRAAVRVLDAAVEEVYRGRKKIAWMETYAGDKAKEAYGAECPPNLLPPETVDVIRDYLVAIKGPLTTPVGEGFRSLNVTLRQALDLYVCLRPVRYFKGVPSPVKHPERVDMVIFRENTEDIYAGIEWEQGTPEARKVVAFLQNEMGVKQIRFPNTSSIGIKPVSKEGSERLIRAAIRYAIENHRRNVTLVHKGNIQKYTEGMFMKWGYGLAKREFGDKTVSWDECGGRPPAGKILVKDAITDAFLQQILTRPDEFDVIPCPNLTGDLISDALAAQVGGIGIAPGANINYDTGHALFEATHGTAPKYAGQDKVNPGSVILSGEMMLRYLGWTDAADRIIAGLERTIQAKVVTYDFARLMEGAREVKCSEFGTAIIGNMAKL